The following nucleotide sequence is from Salvia splendens isolate huo1 chromosome 2, SspV2, whole genome shotgun sequence.
ATGCCTACACTTCCTCAGTAATCCCTACTGCATCCTCAAAATGAAATGCATCGTCATCCTTCGGTGGAGAAAATCCCGCAGATTCCCCCAATTCACCAGACCCTCTCTCATCATAATCCGACAATTCTTCTTCTTGTTCCTCCTCATCGTCAGCATTGACCGTACCTGCTGGATCAGATTTCGATCGTATGCTCGATTTATTAACAAACGGCGGCGGAGGGAGAGGCGGGGGCGGAGGAGCGAGAAAAGTAGCAACGCCCCAAAATTGACGCGTGAGGCTTTCCCGAAATTCCGATAAATCCTCTTTTACCCCACGGCGATAGAAATCGGCGTCGAAATCTTCGTCGACGCCGTGATTGTCACTGGCGCCGCCATCACTTTCCGGCGGGCGATCATCGATTGAGAAGGTGGAGTGGCGAGGCTGATCCTCCCGGAGCACGGCGTCGTTCTCAGTGGGACGTGGAACGGAGTCGGCTACGGGCTCATTGACATCCTCCACCGCCGGCGTCGCATCTTCTTCGCCGTGGTCGAGGCGGAGACTGTCGGCGATGGAGCGAGCCAGCCAAGACATGTTCCTACGACGTCGTTTTTCGTGATTGAGATATCGACGGATCGACCTCGATTTTGAAATTGGCTGTTTTTTTTTCGCGCAAAGTGATAATAATAATGTTTCTTTCGTGGAGATTATTTTGTCCCTTTCTCCATTTGAAAAATGCTCACGTGCTAAAAGTTTTAAAAACGTCAATTTGccaaaattctaatttaatttagttaaattttagtttatctcataattttaaaataattataatattgtaattttgaaaattttctttaACTGATACTACATGATGAAAAATTATGGCATGCTAGTATATGGATTTATTAATATGACACGTACATccataaaaattaaagaagTGACTAATTGAGTATATTTAACAACTTCTTTTCAAGTAGTCAAATTTCATGTTCTGTGCACGTAGTATTTTACGTTTGTCGTATCAATGGATGATTAAGAAAAATGtcaaaatcaaaatatcatCCGTCCTTTTTTTATTGTGATTGACATGATTTTTCTAGCAATTTTTCATCTAAAAATAAATCGGCAAAACACGAAGCTCATATAGTTTCATATTGTTATATGAAATGTTTCCCATATTAATTTCTAGTGacaaaaattcataattttagcCAAATTCTATGTGACGGAATTATTCAAGATATACTGAAttatatttattcaaatattCAACTAAATAAATTCATAAGACTCAATTTTATCTAATGAGCGAGCAACATATGAACGACCTCTCTCATACTAGGCCTTGCatctagggctggcaattttcgacacgacacgataatccgacacgaatccgcacgaaattattgggttggggtcaagtcttattggatccgtgtccttatcgggttgacccattaagaacccgataatttcgggttgggttcgggtcggatgcgggtcggatacgggtaacccattaaaaataatattattatttttattattatttaaaaaaatatatattactttaatttttaatttcttataaattaggtttaaatagtataaaacgaattttaattgtgtaaattaggttaaaaattaaggtttaatcgtgtaatattaggttttaatcgtgtaatatcaggttcgggttgttatcgtgtcgtgtcaaccgaTATTATATCGTGTTgataatgggttcgtgtcgggtgcgggtcgtgttcggatttgaaggtagcaggtcgggttcgtgttcggatttacagtttccttaacaggtcgggttcaggttaggccttattgggttgagtcattatcaggttgacccgataacgacccaatccgcacgatttgtcaGCCCTACTTGCATCTCTCTTCTCTTGCGCACATTGCAATGCCACTCTCACTAGATTCCTCAATCCATCACCCTCCTCAATCTCGTTGGTAACAATTTCCGAGTCTTCCTCTACACCATCAAAATCAATTTCTTTAGGGCTCAATCCGGTGACCATTTCAAGCACAACAACCCCATAGCTATAGACATCCACCTTTGCAGTTATGGGCAAATTATAAACCCATTCCGGCGCCATGTACCCTCTTGTCCCACGTATTAGTGACATATCCAAATTCGCAACTCGATCACTTCTCTTGAGTTGTTTTGACAAGCCAAAATCCGCCACCTTGGGATTGTAATTCTCGTCAAGAAGTATATTGTGAGGCTTCACGTCGCAGTGCAAAACCCACTCCAAGCACTCATCGTGCAAGTATGCCAACCCTTTCGCAGTCCCTAGCGCGATTTCGAACTGTTTTGACCGGTCAAGTTTGTTTGAGCCTAGATTTTCCGCTAAGGATCCATTCCTCATATACTCGTAAACGAGTAATCTATGCCTCCCTTGTGCGCAATAGCCCCAACACTGGATCAAATTAACATGGTTTAACCTTCCTATTAGGCTTACCTCAGCAAGAAACGCTTCTTCTCCGCCTCCTAAGCTAGCTTCATTCAAGCGCTTGATTGCTGCTACTCTGTTATCTGCCAACATGCCTTTGTAGACCACACCACTCCCTCCTCTGCCGATCTCCTCACTAAAATTGCGCGACGCCTTTTTGAGGTCCTCATATGTGAACCTCGTGAACCCGGTGGCAACCTGGAAGAAACCAAGCACACACAAAAATAAGTAAAAGCGATAAATTGTAACTATATATGACACCCTTAGAGCACGATTAGAGTTGTCAACTAGGTCGGGCCAACCCAGTCCAGTCCAGCACAAGCCCAGCATAGGCCGGCTTAGACCCGATCCATCAGCAAAATGAAGTGAGTCTAGGCTAGACTCATATACTGAAATGGGCTTCAATTAGGCCATTTGTCAAACTCAGGCCAATCTAGGCCCAGGACCATCAGAAACCAAGCCTGGACCCAGCCCATTGACAACTTTAAGCATGGTAAGCACATAAAACCTCACTGACCTGGATGAAACCTTGGTGGCGGAGCTTCTCACCAGACGCATGCGTTTTGTACAAGAAAACCAACACACATACAACCTCAACCGCGCCAAGCACGCCCACGCACCAAGCCAGGgacctcaacctcaacctcaacaaACCGTATTTGCTCTCCCTCGTGTATACTCTTTCTAGTTTCACCACAGAGTTGTTGCACTGAAGTTGGAGTTGGAGAGGCCTCGTCTTGTTCGAGGACGCAGGTGGCAATCTTAAGTAAAACGGGGAATCAAATCCAGTTGATTGATATCCGTTGAATAAGAGGGTTTTGGGGAAGCAGTTGTAGAAACCGGAGCTCCATTCAAACTTATACTGAAACCCTCTACAGTCGCAGTAACTCAAGCAGATGCTCTCGCACTCTTCCAACGTCTTGTTCTGCATGAATCCAATGTCGTAACCGTAAAACTCAGTATGGCTAATACAAAGGAAGACGTCGGCACTGCCACACCGCAAGATCCGATCAAATTCCGGCACGCATCCCTCCGACCAGTCACCGCTGTTCTTAGCCCTGTGCCGCGGCAGGCAAGCGCAGCGCCGCCCCAGGCCGGTCGAGCTGTAAGTGCAGAGGCTGTTAGCACCACAGACGCCGCTGACACTGCACGACGGCACAGGGAGCTGCCACGTCACCTCCCACTTTCGCCGCCACGAGTAGACACGCAGGACGCCGTCGGCGTCCAGCGTCATCCTCCTCTGTGGCCCGGCGCCGAAGTCTGACGTCTTGAATGTGAGATTATCGGAGGAAGAGAATCGGCCGTTGTGATCGAGGACGGCGGTCTTGCTGTTGTTGTAGGTGGAGCGCCCCGACTCCCAGCTGCTCTTCCAGGGTGTGGGCCAGAAGATGGCGGTGAGGTCGGATTTGGAGAAGAGGAGGCGGAGGACGTTGTCGTTGTCGAAGTAGAGCTTGTAGGGGCCGGAGGAGTGGTTGGTGGGGCTTGCCGATGAGGTGAGCTTCGTGTTAGCGGTGAGCGGCTGCCCCGGGAGAAGGGTGTTTGTGGGAGAGTCGAAGCTTCTCCATATGACGTGGGAGGAGTTGTTGTTTTTGTTGTTGTCTTGGGTGTGAAGGACGAGGTCGCCGCTGTCGAGGAGGCGCAGGGACACGGATGCTGCGGAGGAGGAGGTGTTGGTGGTCCAGGCGGGGAGGAGGCCGGcgtcgaggaggaggaggttGCCGGAGTGGAGGAGGGAGAGTTTGGTGGCTTTGCCGTTGACGGGGTGGTCGCGGTTGGCCATCCAGACGACGGTGTCGGCGCGGGTGAACCAGATGGAGAGGCAGTAGGCGTTGTCACCGACGGGGTGGAAGCCGGCGGTGAAAATGCGGGATGGTGAGACCAAGACGTCGCCGGGAGAGGAGAGGGAGGAGCCTTGGTTTAAGGTTGTGTAGGTTGTGGAAGGGGAAGAAGGTGGTAACAAAGTTACAAGTAGGATTAGTAGTTTGGTTAATTTAACTGCCATTTCAAGAGTGTTGGTGTTTGGTTAGGATGAAAGAGCTCTTACTGTAGTGGACTATATATATAGGTGAAGAAGCCACGGCCGTCGAATTCACGTTGGGgcttttaatttatataattgatCTTCTAGTTATTTGTCTATaaaggtggcgttcggttgccatgactaatagcatgagactatccatctaggattaagttgtgagattattttagttggagggggaggctatgactaattatcatgagactatccatctaggattaagttgaagggttcaatcttatgaaccaaacatgatacatatttaatcatgaaatttaatcttgccaaccgaacaccccaaAATAGTACAGTAGTATATGAATCATATTTTCAA
It contains:
- the LOC121779812 gene encoding putative receptor protein kinase ZmPK1, translated to MAVKLTKLLILLVTLLPPSSPSTTYTTLNQGSSLSSPGDVLVSPSRIFTAGFHPVGDNAYCLSIWFTRADTVVWMANRDHPVNGKATKLSLLHSGNLLLLDAGLLPAWTTNTSSSAASVSLRLLDSGDLVLHTQDNNKNNNSSHVIWRSFDSPTNTLLPGQPLTANTKLTSSASPTNHSSGPYKLYFDNDNVLRLLFSKSDLTAIFWPTPWKSSWESGRSTYNNSKTAVLDHNGRFSSSDNLTFKTSDFGAGPQRRMTLDADGVLRVYSWRRKWEVTWQLPVPSCSVSGVCGANSLCTYSSTGLGRRCACLPRHRAKNSGDWSEGCVPEFDRILRCGSADVFLCISHTEFYGYDIGFMQNKTLEECESICLSYCDCRGFQYKFEWSSGFYNCFPKTLLFNGYQSTGFDSPFYLRLPPASSNKTRPLQLQLQCNNSVVKLERVYTRESKYGLLRLRLRSLAWCVGVLGAVEVVCVLVFLYKTHASGEKLRHQGFIQVATGFTRFTYEDLKKASRNFSEEIGRGGSGVVYKGMLADNRVAAIKRLNEASLGGGEEAFLAEVSLIGRLNHVNLIQCWGYCAQGRHRLLVYEYMRNGSLAENLGSNKLDRSKQFEIALGTAKGLAYLHDECLEWVLHCDVKPHNILLDENYNPKVADFGLSKQLKRSDRVANLDMSLIRGTRGYMAPEWVYNLPITAKVDVYSYGVVVLEMVTGLSPKEIDFDGVEEDSEIVTNEIEEGDGLRNLVRVALQCAQEKRDASRADKSCGLGRYRVNLIMTQPNKA